A single genomic interval of Arachis duranensis cultivar V14167 chromosome 7, aradu.V14167.gnm2.J7QH, whole genome shotgun sequence harbors:
- the LOC107458923 gene encoding O-fucosyltransferase 20: protein MAKSKNNAKKLCYISVPSQIINSISSSSLQSLIDSPKKSSRNNNNRFFLFFFSFSSIGSTFCRRPRLLFLTLFLISLISMFKFGFTPFSTYPCPLTTTTSSQKSHLSLQSLHPNSNFGVILQRREEEEAQAQVPIGDGDGGEFWKQPDGLGYKPCLSFSRDYRRASEGIMRNRRKYLMVVVSGGMNQQRNQIVDAVVIARILGAALVVPILQVNVIWGDESEFGDIFDLEHFKSVLSDDVRVVSALPSTHLMTRPVEGSPPPHVTPTWIRARYHRKLTREGVLLLRGLDSRLAKDLPPDLQKLRCKVAFHALRFAKAVEEIGEKIAERMASKGPYLALHLRMEKDVWVRTGCLPGLAPEFDEIVNNERIQRPELLTAKSNMTYHERKMAGLCPLNAMEVTRLLKGLGAPRNARIYWAGGEPLGGKEALLPLIQEFPHFYNKEDLANPAELEPFANKASLMAAIDYIVSEKSDVFMPSHGGNMGHAIQGHRAYAGHKKYITPNKRHMLPYFLNSSLSEEEFNRIMKELHQDSLGQPELRTIKAGRDVTKYPIPECMCNNDSH, encoded by the exons ATGGCAAAGTCAAAGAACAATGCGAAGAAGTTGTGTTACATCTCAGTTCCTTCTCAGATTATAAACTCAATATCATCTTCTTCGTTGCAATCCCTTATTGATTCCCCCAAGAAATCCTcaagaaacaacaacaacagattcttcctcttcttcttctctttctccagCATAGGTTCAACATTCTGCAGAAGACCAAGGCTATTGTTTCTCACTCTCTTCCTTATTAGTCTCATTAGCATGTTCAAGTTCGGCTTCACCCCGTTTTCAACATATCCATGTCccttaacaacaacaacatcatcaCAAAAATCACACCTCTCACTCCAGAGtcttcatccaaattcaaactTTGGTGTTATCTTGCAGAGacgggaagaagaagaagcacaagcgCAAGTGCCTattggtgatggtgatggtggtgaGTTTTGGAAGCAACCGGATGGGTTGGGATACAAGCCATGTTTGAGTTTCTCAAGAGATTATAGAAGAGCGAGTGAAGGGATTATGAGGAACAGACGAAAGTATCTTATGGTGGTGGTTTCTGGTGGAATGAATCAACAGAGGAACCAGATTGTTGATGCTGTTGTTATTGCTAGGATTCTGGGTGCTGCTTTGGTTGTTCCCATTTTGCAAGTTAATGTGATTTGGGGTGATGAAAG TGAATTCGGTGATATATTTGATTTGGAGCACTTCAAGAGCGTGCTCTCCGACGACGTGAGAGTGGTTTCGGCGCTGCCGTCGACACATTTGATGACGAGGCCGGTGGAAGGAAGCCCTCCGCCTCATGTTACTCCCACTTGGATCCGTGCCAGATATCACAGAAAG CTCACCAGAGAAGGTGTTCTGCTTTTACGTGGCTTGGATTCAAGACTTGCCAAGGATCTTCCTCCAGATCTTCAGAAACTTAGGTGCAAG GTTGCTTTTCATGCATTGAGGTTTGCGAAGGCAGTTGAGGAGATCGGCGAGAAGATTGCAGAGCGAATGGCGAGCAAGGGGCCATACCTTGCTCTTCATCTCCGGATGGAAAAGGATGTCTGGGTGAGGACTGGATGCCTTCCTGGATTGGCTCCTGAGTTTGATGAAATTGTAAACAACGAGAGGATACAGCGGCCGGAGCTCTTGACTGCCAAATCAAACATGACTTACCATGAAAGGAAGATGGCTGGCCTTTGTCCCTTGAATGCCATGGAAGTTACCAG GCTGCTGAAGGGTCTAGGAGCTCCAAGAAATGCTAGAATTTATTGGGCTGGAGGAGAACCATTGGGTGGAAAAGAAGCATTGCTTCCATTAATCCAAGAGTTTCCTCATTTTTACAACAAGGAAGATCTTGCTAATCCGGCAGAACTAGAACCATTTGCAAACAAAGCTTCTCTCATGGCTGCAATTGATTACATAGTTTCTGAGAAGAGTGATGTTTTCATGCCTTCTCATGGAGGAAATATGGGGCACGCAATTCAG GGTCACCGAGCATATGCAGGACACAAGAAATACATAACACCAAACAAAAGACACATGTTACCATATTTTCTTAATTCTTCCCTCTCTGAAGAAGAGTTCAATAGAATCATGAAGGAATTGCACCAAGATTCATTAGGGCAACCAGAGCTGAGGACTATAAAAGCTGGTAGGGATGTAACCAAGTACCCTATCCCAGAGTGTATGTGCAATAATGACTCCCATTAG